One window from the genome of Paenibacillus azoreducens encodes:
- the tnpA gene encoding IS200/IS605 family transposase, with product MMEEYRRTKTTVSLLNYHFVFCPRYRRKIFRNQAVDERFKELVRQICKEHDFKIVAMETDKDHCYLFLNVPPTYSPADIMAKVKGGTSRILRDEFDFLSALPSLWTRSYFVSTAGDVSLQTIKRYVENQRTR from the coding sequence ATCATGGAAGAATATAGAAGAACCAAAACAACCGTAAGTCTACTCAACTATCATTTTGTGTTTTGTCCTAGATACCGTAGGAAGATATTCCGCAATCAAGCCGTTGACGAACGCTTTAAAGAGCTAGTCCGTCAAATCTGTAAGGAACACGACTTTAAGATTGTTGCAATGGAAACGGACAAAGACCACTGCTACTTATTCCTAAATGTCCCTCCAACCTACAGTCCTGCGGACATCATGGCGAAAGTGAAAGGAGGCACGTCAAGAATACTACGTGATGAGTTCGACTTTCTAAGCGCTTTACCAAGTTTATGGACTCGTAGTTATTTCGTATCCACCGCTGGAGATGTATCTTTACAAACCATAAAACGATATGTTGAAAATCAGAGAACGAGGTGA
- a CDS encoding alpha/beta hydrolase family protein produces the protein MDELKNDISNFYAFLTTYSEKKIKKLSWLANSRADFEQWKTTAKAQIFELLNYDPEPAPLDAKVLGVIEKNDFFQEEIEFNTAKNVRVKGTLLIPKANGKTFPAIIGIHDHGGFYYLGKEKIIAQEEESDLLKNFKKTYYGGRSWANEMVKKGYIVLSIDAFYFGSRKLDINHLTDETLESCPYKLSGLTPGTEEYIHAYNRICGYFESLLVKHIFISGTTWPGILFDDDRACVDYLYTRKEVDIERIGCCGLSIGGFRAALDSRISCTVVAGWMTSYDSLQWNRLRDHTYMIYIPNLTSFLDLPDVVSLTAPNPLFIQQCSQDHLFHPDGMYKANSQLEKVYPILGHSEKFKVNFTDFRSEKAHSLRGGMIATSDWGVPLGTYMYDSI, from the coding sequence ATGGATGAATTGAAAAATGATATAAGCAATTTTTATGCGTTTCTGACAACATACAGCGAAAAGAAGATAAAGAAACTTTCTTGGTTGGCCAATTCACGGGCTGACTTCGAACAATGGAAAACGACGGCCAAAGCGCAAATATTTGAGCTTCTGAATTATGATCCCGAGCCGGCGCCATTGGACGCCAAAGTATTGGGCGTAATTGAAAAAAATGATTTCTTCCAGGAAGAGATTGAATTCAATACGGCAAAAAACGTAAGGGTGAAAGGAACCCTGCTAATTCCTAAAGCGAACGGAAAGACATTCCCGGCAATTATCGGAATCCATGACCATGGGGGATTTTATTACCTGGGAAAAGAAAAAATAATTGCTCAAGAAGAAGAGTCAGATCTATTGAAAAACTTTAAAAAAACATATTACGGCGGTCGTTCTTGGGCAAATGAAATGGTCAAAAAAGGTTATATTGTACTCAGTATCGATGCCTTCTACTTTGGATCGAGAAAACTTGACATCAATCATTTAACGGATGAAACGCTGGAAAGTTGCCCATACAAGTTGAGTGGCTTGACGCCGGGCACGGAAGAATATATTCATGCGTACAATAGAATTTGCGGTTACTTCGAATCTCTGCTCGTAAAACATATCTTTATTTCCGGAACAACATGGCCAGGAATATTGTTTGATGATGACAGAGCATGCGTCGATTATTTATACACCAGAAAAGAAGTAGACATCGAAAGAATCGGCTGCTGCGGTCTTTCCATCGGAGGTTTCAGGGCGGCGCTTGATTCAAGAATAAGCTGTACGGTGGTTGCTGGCTGGATGACCTCCTATGATTCCTTGCAGTGGAATCGCTTAAGGGACCATACTTATATGATTTATATTCCCAATTTAACCTCCTTCTTGGATTTGCCGGACGTAGTAAGCCTTACCGCACCCAATCCTTTATTTATTCAGCAGTGCTCCCAAGACCACTTATTTCATCCGGATGGAATGTATAAGGCCAACTCCCAGCTCGAAAAAGTTTATCCTATATTAGGACATTCGGAAAAATTTAAAGTAAATTTTACAGATTTCAGGAGCGAGAAAGCCCACTCCTTAAGGGGTGGGATGATAGCGACTTCGGACTGGGGCGTACCTTTAGGTACGTACATGTACGACTCTATCTAG
- a CDS encoding helix-turn-helix transcriptional regulator: MSDVFGSGMRPPAGRQQWKGWALRVAGEGIDYLERYGASSSALIRKIKAYVREHLDGPCTREDIAAFMYLNPAYLSRLFKKETGITLSDYIAAERMNKAKKLLVETQLKIVNVSEAVGYANFSYFTQSFKKIVGMVPQEYRKKFLG, translated from the coding sequence ATGTCCGATGTGTTCGGATCCGGGATGCGGCCTCCGGCAGGGAGACAGCAATGGAAGGGCTGGGCGCTGCGCGTGGCGGGTGAAGGCATCGATTATCTGGAGCGGTACGGCGCCTCTTCCTCCGCGTTGATCCGAAAGATCAAAGCGTATGTCCGGGAGCATTTGGACGGTCCCTGTACTCGAGAGGACATCGCCGCGTTCATGTACCTCAACCCAGCCTATCTGTCACGCCTTTTCAAAAAGGAGACGGGCATAACACTATCGGATTACATTGCGGCGGAGCGCATGAATAAGGCTAAGAAACTTCTGGTAGAGACGCAGCTGAAAATCGTGAATGTTTCGGAGGCCGTCGGCTATGCGAATTTCTCTTATTTTACGCAGTCGTTCAAGAAGATCGTCGGCATGGTGCCGCAGGAGTACCGGAAGAAATTCCTAGGCTAG
- a CDS encoding MDR family MFS transporter translates to MEHLTLKRKITIMIAVMAAMFFAAINQTITSTAMPRIIAILDGMDYYTWTINIYLLTSTIATILVGKLSDMFGRKPFLLVGILVFMLGAFLTGTSTDVYQFIFYRGIQGIGAGIIQSTAFTAVGDLFPPRERGKWMGLMTAVFGFSSILGPTLGGYLVDHIDWHWLFWIFLPLGIVAFIMIMMLFPKVDRKKGQSIDYLGSLFLTTTIVPLLLAFSWAGTEYPWGSWQILGLIAASIVSALIFIFVETQVKEPVLPLHLFKNSVVTISNIIGFIMNFGLMGAMIYISFYVQGVLAISPTYAGYVTLPMSICMVIMSAITGQWIAKTGKYKRYALIGMPVMIIGMTIMIFMNNLTLTIISLIVFGLGLGLGMPVFSLATQNAVSHKELGVVTASSQLFRNLGGTIGIAVMGTVMSNSLTKNLKEALQSSGAPDFSKLDPKMAQNMLSFANPQALMNKPLVDKTAESLPPEAKTLFMQMIDSIRDALGSTLSTVFLTGTLVLVVALVLVFFLKELPLRSSNQAPEAGATNDKTDMRHGKTLTAE, encoded by the coding sequence ATGGAGCATTTAACGCTTAAGCGCAAAATAACGATCATGATCGCAGTCATGGCGGCGATGTTTTTTGCCGCGATCAACCAGACAATTACCAGCACGGCGATGCCGCGTATTATTGCGATCCTTGATGGTATGGATTATTATACCTGGACGATCAACATTTATTTGCTGACATCCACCATTGCAACCATATTGGTCGGCAAGCTGTCAGACATGTTTGGCCGCAAACCTTTTTTGCTTGTAGGTATATTAGTTTTCATGCTGGGAGCTTTTTTAACGGGTACATCTACAGATGTTTATCAGTTTATTTTTTACCGCGGGATTCAAGGGATCGGCGCGGGGATTATCCAATCGACTGCTTTCACGGCCGTTGGCGACTTGTTCCCTCCGCGTGAACGGGGCAAATGGATGGGCCTTATGACAGCCGTGTTCGGATTTTCCAGCATTCTTGGGCCGACACTTGGCGGATATTTGGTCGACCACATAGATTGGCATTGGCTGTTCTGGATTTTCCTTCCTTTGGGTATCGTTGCTTTTATCATGATCATGATGTTATTTCCAAAAGTGGACCGTAAGAAAGGGCAAAGCATCGATTACTTGGGTTCGCTTTTCCTGACGACGACGATCGTTCCGCTGCTGCTTGCCTTCTCTTGGGCAGGAACGGAATATCCATGGGGATCGTGGCAAATTCTTGGTTTGATCGCGGCTTCCATCGTATCGGCACTCATCTTTATTTTTGTCGAAACGCAAGTGAAAGAACCGGTGCTGCCGCTGCATTTATTTAAAAATAGCGTCGTGACCATTTCGAATATCATCGGTTTTATTATGAACTTTGGCTTGATGGGAGCCATGATTTACATTTCGTTTTATGTTCAAGGCGTGCTCGCGATTTCCCCGACCTATGCGGGGTATGTGACCCTGCCAATGTCCATATGCATGGTGATCATGAGCGCGATTACCGGACAATGGATCGCCAAAACAGGCAAATACAAACGTTATGCCCTCATCGGGATGCCGGTGATGATTATCGGAATGACGATCATGATCTTCATGAACAACCTGACATTAACCATTATCAGTCTAATTGTGTTTGGCCTTGGACTCGGTCTCGGGATGCCTGTATTTTCCCTGGCAACGCAAAATGCGGTTTCGCATAAAGAGCTTGGCGTCGTGACGGCATCCTCGCAGTTGTTCCGCAACCTTGGAGGCACGATCGGAATTGCGGTCATGGGCACGGTCATGTCCAACAGCCTGACCAAAAACCTGAAAGAAGCTTTGCAGTCATCCGGCGCTCCGGATTTCAGTAAGCTGGACCCGAAGATGGCGCAAAACATGCTTTCGTTTGCCAATCCGCAGGCACTTATGAACAAGCCGCTGGTCGACAAGACCGCAGAAAGCCTGCCGCCGGAGGCGAAAACTTTGTTCATGCAGATGATCGACAGTATCCGCGACGCGCTTGGGTCTACGCTCTCAACGGTGTTCCTGACAGGCACGCTGGTACTTGTTGTGGCGCTGGTATTGGTATTCTTCCTTAAGGAACTGCCGCTTCGTTCCTCGAATCAGGCTCCGGAAGCCGGCGCTACTAATGACAAAACCGACATGCGCCATGGCAAGACCCTGACCGCCGAGTAA
- a CDS encoding MarR family winged helix-turn-helix transcriptional regulator: protein MRKSEQLFEVTAMFRSILKNMSQEWNKITKGYDLTFPQFQVLFILKKQGPQKVSDLAEALSLTSPAITILTDKLIDLGYVQRERAETDRRVVYTKLTEKGLDIIDKMTEDQKEVIQLFLGGLSEEDIQHLRRIFSSMLLNIDHTEC, encoded by the coding sequence TTGCGTAAAAGTGAACAGCTGTTTGAGGTAACAGCCATGTTCCGTTCAATATTGAAAAACATGTCGCAGGAATGGAATAAGATCACAAAGGGATACGATCTCACGTTTCCGCAGTTTCAGGTGCTTTTTATTCTGAAAAAGCAAGGTCCCCAGAAAGTTTCGGATCTTGCCGAAGCCCTTTCTTTAACATCCCCGGCCATTACCATTCTTACGGATAAATTGATTGATTTAGGTTATGTGCAGCGCGAACGGGCGGAAACGGACCGCAGGGTGGTTTATACCAAGCTCACTGAAAAGGGCCTTGATATCATTGACAAAATGACCGAAGACCAGAAGGAAGTCATTCAATTGTTTCTCGGAGGATTGTCGGAAGAAGATATACAGCATCTGAGAAGAATTTTCTCTTCGATGCTTTTAAATATAGATCATACTGAATGTTAG
- a CDS encoding ABC transporter ATP-binding protein — protein MFNMIQMITGQSGRLLSRAAWYTVLEMIANAAPAGLLFFVLASLFHREVTGRDILIWSACLIALFALQALFASRGQIEAQSTGASIMKDVRLRLGEHLRKLPMGYFSRRDQGDISHTLLANVDEAEMILTHLFNQVLGSVILPVVSAVFLLFVDWRLTLAVLVSVPLAVPVLYWSQNLMRKQSGKRQEAAAAVNSRLLEYVQTIRLIKAHNQTGQRFTRLDEAMARLRDDSIRVEVVTSPVVMIFSMILELGFVLLLLIGVYLVEGAVIDTSVFLIFLVVSMKFYQPLRSAGTALTQMRYMASAGERIRELFAEPELPEPEHPRLPAAFDIELEGVQFSYGDKRILHDVSFRVPEHHLVALVGPSGAGKSTIAGLISRFWDVSAGTVKIGGVDVRDMRSDELLGMISTVQQQPYLFNESIAANIRKGKPEASMEEVIEAAKAAHCHDFIANLPQGYDTIAGEGGAALSGGEKQRISIARAILKDAPVIILDEATASLDPENEVYLQRAISKLACSKTVIIIAHRLKTIQGADQILVVDQGGISEAGKHDDLMAQRGLYHTLWQEQQKIGGWKIKSGIETGSSA, from the coding sequence ATGTTTAACATGATCCAGATGATTACAGGTCAGTCTGGCAGGCTGTTGTCACGGGCTGCATGGTATACCGTTTTGGAAATGATCGCAAATGCCGCGCCTGCGGGCCTTTTATTTTTTGTTTTGGCTTCATTATTTCATCGCGAAGTGACGGGCAGGGATATATTGATATGGTCGGCATGCTTGATCGCGCTGTTCGCATTGCAGGCGCTGTTTGCCAGCCGGGGACAGATCGAGGCCCAAAGCACGGGCGCTTCCATCATGAAGGATGTCCGGCTTCGTCTTGGAGAACATTTGCGAAAGCTGCCTATGGGTTATTTTTCGCGGCGTGATCAAGGAGACATCAGCCATACGCTATTGGCTAATGTGGATGAAGCAGAAATGATCTTGACCCATCTCTTCAATCAAGTGCTCGGCTCGGTCATCCTGCCGGTCGTCAGCGCGGTGTTTTTGTTGTTTGTTGACTGGAGGCTGACTCTGGCCGTCCTTGTATCCGTGCCGCTAGCGGTTCCCGTTTTGTACTGGTCGCAAAACCTGATGCGAAAACAGAGCGGAAAGCGCCAGGAAGCCGCGGCCGCCGTCAATTCGCGGCTGCTGGAGTATGTGCAGACGATCCGGCTCATCAAGGCACATAATCAGACAGGCCAACGGTTTACCCGGTTGGATGAGGCCATGGCGCGTCTCAGGGATGACAGCATTCGCGTTGAAGTGGTTACTTCACCCGTCGTTATGATTTTCTCGATGATTCTGGAGCTGGGGTTCGTACTTTTGCTGTTGATCGGCGTTTATCTTGTCGAAGGGGCGGTTATCGACACGTCCGTATTTCTGATTTTTCTTGTCGTAAGCATGAAGTTTTACCAGCCTTTGCGGTCGGCGGGCACGGCTTTGACACAGATGCGGTACATGGCTTCCGCAGGAGAACGTATCCGCGAGTTGTTCGCCGAACCGGAACTGCCGGAACCCGAGCATCCGCGTCTGCCTGCCGCCTTTGACATCGAACTGGAGGGCGTTCAATTTTCCTATGGCGATAAAAGAATCCTGCATGATGTATCTTTTCGCGTTCCGGAGCATCATTTGGTCGCATTGGTGGGACCCTCGGGAGCAGGCAAGTCAACGATCGCCGGGTTGATCTCGCGGTTCTGGGACGTATCGGCCGGGACAGTGAAAATCGGCGGCGTCGATGTGAGGGATATGCGCAGCGATGAACTGCTGGGGATGATCAGTACGGTGCAGCAGCAGCCGTATCTGTTTAATGAATCCATCGCGGCGAATATACGCAAGGGAAAACCGGAAGCCTCGATGGAAGAGGTGATCGAAGCAGCCAAAGCGGCGCATTGCCACGATTTTATCGCCAACTTGCCGCAAGGTTACGACACGATCGCAGGAGAGGGAGGAGCCGCGCTTTCGGGAGGTGAAAAACAACGGATTTCCATTGCGCGCGCGATCCTTAAGGATGCTCCGGTTATTATTCTTGATGAGGCGACCGCTTCGCTTGATCCGGAAAACGAAGTGTATCTGCAGCGGGCAATCAGCAAGCTGGCGTGCAGCAAAACGGTCATCATCATTGCCCACCGTCTGAAAACGATCCAGGGAGCGGATCAAATTCTGGTCGTGGATCAAGGGGGAATTTCTGAAGCAGGCAAACACGACGACCTTATGGCTCAGAGAGGTCTATATCATACATTGTGGCAAGAACAGCAAAAAATCGGCGGCTGGAAGATTAAGAGTGGTATCGAAACCGGGAGCAGCGCATAA
- a CDS encoding ABC transporter ATP-binding protein — MSNALAFLLRLAGTERIRLLLSCVCSAVSSLCALIPFVVVYRIAELVLADSIDAAAIGRLILIALIAVLFRFALMGISSMLAHAAAFRVLYDLRVRLIDKLGKLPLGFFGEQHSGRLKKVISDDVERIESFIAHHLPDLTASVVTPIITAIYLFTVDWRLAIAALLPVPAAFAVQLLMAARGKRSDDMKKMHDLSETMNGAIVEFVHAMPVIKSFNQTVHSFARYHDSVENYASLWTHIARKNTPLYVLYLLLLESGLLFILPAGLWMYERQAVTLPVLLLFLLLGVGLTTPLRQISTLSHMMQNNLESVRRIEAVLAEEEQKADEAGFRRPERYDIDFRQVRFSYGSREVLKGVQVKAEHGKVTAFVGPSGAGKSTAAQLIARFYDPSHGEIRLGGKDIRSYAPERLMDMVSFVFQDVPVISDTVFANLRMGKPDAELGELIHAAKAAQAHEFISTLPDGYDTLIGEGGISLSGGERQRLAIARAILKNAPVLILDEAFAFADAENESKIQEALSRLLQGKTVVVIAHRLSTIADADHIVVFDNGHIVGAGTHAELLEHCSLYSNMWQAHREAGEWSLTGEGGKVCLT, encoded by the coding sequence ATGTCCAATGCACTGGCATTTTTGCTGCGGTTGGCTGGAACTGAGCGTATTAGGCTGCTGTTATCATGCGTATGTTCTGCCGTTAGTTCCTTATGCGCCTTGATTCCGTTTGTGGTGGTTTACAGGATCGCGGAGCTCGTTCTTGCAGATTCCATTGATGCCGCAGCGATAGGAAGGCTCATATTAATTGCTCTAATCGCCGTTTTGTTCAGGTTTGCTCTGATGGGTATTTCTTCGATGCTGGCGCACGCCGCTGCCTTTCGTGTCCTGTATGATTTACGAGTCCGGCTGATCGATAAGTTGGGCAAGCTGCCGCTTGGCTTTTTCGGCGAGCAGCATTCCGGGCGCCTTAAGAAAGTGATTTCCGATGACGTTGAGCGTATCGAGTCTTTTATTGCGCATCATCTTCCCGACCTTACTGCATCGGTCGTAACGCCCATAATAACGGCGATCTATCTGTTTACGGTAGATTGGCGGCTGGCAATTGCGGCTTTACTTCCGGTACCTGCGGCATTTGCCGTACAGCTGCTGATGGCGGCTCGGGGGAAACGGAGCGATGATATGAAAAAAATGCATGATCTATCGGAAACTATGAACGGGGCAATCGTCGAATTCGTGCACGCGATGCCTGTCATTAAATCATTTAACCAAACTGTGCATTCCTTTGCCCGCTACCATGACTCCGTTGAAAATTATGCAAGTTTGTGGACGCATATAGCACGCAAAAATACGCCGCTCTATGTGCTTTATTTGCTGCTGCTGGAATCGGGATTGCTATTTATTCTGCCGGCCGGACTTTGGATGTACGAACGTCAGGCGGTGACGCTTCCCGTTCTGCTGCTCTTTCTCCTGCTGGGTGTGGGTCTGACGACGCCGCTCCGCCAGATTTCCACCCTCAGCCACATGATGCAGAACAACCTGGAAAGTGTTCGCCGCATCGAGGCTGTGCTGGCAGAGGAAGAACAGAAGGCTGATGAAGCTGGTTTTCGGCGTCCGGAGCGGTATGACATCGACTTTCGGCAGGTTCGTTTTTCCTATGGCAGCCGCGAAGTGCTGAAAGGCGTCCAGGTTAAGGCCGAACATGGAAAGGTTACGGCTTTTGTTGGACCTTCGGGCGCAGGCAAATCGACTGCCGCTCAATTGATCGCGCGTTTCTATGATCCATCCCATGGAGAGATCAGGCTTGGGGGAAAGGATATTCGTTCTTATGCACCGGAGCGTCTGATGGATATGGTGTCTTTTGTATTTCAGGATGTACCTGTCATCAGCGACACGGTTTTTGCAAATCTGCGTATGGGTAAACCCGACGCGGAGCTTGGCGAGCTGATCCACGCTGCAAAAGCCGCTCAGGCCCATGAGTTCATCAGCACGCTCCCGGACGGCTATGATACGCTGATCGGAGAGGGAGGCATCTCATTAAGCGGCGGGGAACGGCAGCGGCTGGCCATTGCCCGCGCCATTTTGAAGAATGCTCCGGTGCTTATTCTCGACGAAGCGTTTGCGTTTGCCGATGCGGAGAATGAATCGAAGATCCAGGAAGCCTTAAGCCGTCTGCTGCAAGGAAAAACCGTCGTGGTTATCGCTCACCGGCTCTCGACCATTGCCGACGCGGATCATATCGTTGTGTTCGACAACGGGCATATCGTCGGAGCGGGAACCCATGCGGAGCTGCTCGAGCATTGTTCGCTTTATTCAAACATGTGGCAGGCTCATCGGGAAGCAGGCGAATGGTCGTTGACCGGGGAAGGAGGCAAGGTATGTTTAACATGA
- a CDS encoding helix-turn-helix domain-containing protein, whose amino-acid sequence MTEIDFHHNFNLFFDGLKLSRQNEDRTEQMKLCPQMGTGLIRRFVPRFDIDVVVSEVTFHQDCSLPLITETPMVELNYCLQGKRELTIDGVQHQFGPGSCTLQLINEVGARFEFSGNEPYVMVGVGIPVPTFHHFMENAGGGRSVDFCGILGQRPFRLFQEKTDPAALITLQRLLKPIRNKGMNNLEMECSVLDLLSKGFRSFLTEDAAGSTRLSKSDMQKIREARDIMIERMVDPPSLMELSRLIGMNDFKLKVGFKEMYGTTVFGYLRDKRLEKALALLQQGHLNVNETSCAIGYSNSSYFSEVFREKYGINPGQLLKHAAAGISLEQ is encoded by the coding sequence ATGACAGAAATCGATTTTCATCATAACTTTAATTTATTTTTCGATGGGCTTAAGCTGTCGCGGCAAAATGAGGACCGAACCGAACAAATGAAACTGTGCCCACAGATGGGGACGGGGCTCATCCGGCGTTTTGTCCCGCGTTTTGATATTGACGTGGTTGTGTCGGAGGTCACGTTTCATCAAGATTGCAGTTTGCCCCTGATTACGGAAACGCCAATGGTTGAGCTGAACTATTGTCTGCAGGGAAAAAGGGAGCTCACCATCGATGGGGTACAGCATCAATTCGGTCCGGGAAGCTGCACGCTGCAATTAATAAACGAAGTAGGGGCCAGATTTGAGTTTAGCGGAAATGAGCCGTATGTCATGGTGGGTGTGGGCATTCCCGTTCCGACCTTCCATCACTTCATGGAAAATGCGGGTGGCGGGAGATCCGTTGATTTTTGCGGTATATTGGGTCAGAGGCCGTTCCGTCTTTTTCAGGAAAAAACAGATCCGGCAGCGTTGATTACGCTGCAGCGGCTGCTAAAGCCTATCCGCAATAAGGGTATGAACAACCTGGAGATGGAATGTAGCGTTTTGGATTTGCTGTCCAAAGGCTTCCGGTCTTTTTTGACGGAGGATGCAGCGGGATCAACCAGGTTGTCCAAAAGCGACATGCAAAAAATCCGGGAGGCAAGGGATATCATGATCGAGCGTATGGTCGATCCGCCATCCTTGATGGAGCTGTCCCGCCTAATCGGGATGAACGATTTCAAGCTGAAGGTCGGATTCAAGGAAATGTACGGAACTACGGTATTCGGTTATTTGCGCGATAAACGGCTTGAGAAGGCATTGGCTTTGCTGCAGCAGGGGCACCTGAATGTGAATGAAACCTCCTGCGCGATCGGTTATTCCAATTCAAGCTATTTCTCGGAGGTGTTCCGTGAAAAATACGGAATCAACCCCGGACAGCTCCTTAAACATGCTGCTGCGGGCATTTCCTTGGAACAATGA
- a CDS encoding pentapeptide repeat-containing protein yields MSKTENNTNLFNRAELRADCERCFGLCCVALPYSASADFAFDKDGGQPCKHLKPDFRCGVHDSLRGRGMRGCTVYDCFGAGQKVSQVTYGGRDWRQDPDNARQMFDVFPIMWQLHELLWYLTEARSLEPAHPIHDELQTALEETIRLTRLDPESIFGVDMWTYRANVNVLLLKTSELVRENGRRKRKGQTGRKNIPDRGADLIGAKLKGADLRYQSLRGAYLIAADLRGADLRGADLIGADMRDADLSGADLTGSLFLSQAQINAAKGNAATKLPSSLVRPLHWPA; encoded by the coding sequence ATGTCGAAGACGGAAAATAATACAAATCTATTTAACCGCGCCGAACTGCGGGCCGACTGTGAACGTTGCTTTGGGCTTTGCTGCGTTGCCCTCCCCTACTCGGCTTCGGCTGATTTTGCATTTGATAAGGACGGCGGACAACCCTGCAAGCATTTGAAACCGGATTTTCGCTGCGGTGTTCACGACAGCCTCAGAGGCAGGGGCATGCGCGGATGTACCGTATATGACTGCTTTGGAGCGGGGCAAAAGGTTTCGCAAGTGACTTACGGCGGACGAGACTGGCGGCAGGATCCGGACAATGCGCGCCAAATGTTCGATGTATTTCCGATCATGTGGCAGCTGCATGAACTGCTCTGGTATTTAACCGAAGCAAGATCATTGGAGCCCGCCCATCCCATACATGATGAACTTCAAACCGCGCTTGAAGAAACCATTCGTCTTACCCGCCTGGACCCCGAGTCTATCTTCGGAGTGGATATGTGGACCTATCGCGCAAATGTGAATGTTTTGCTTCTTAAGACAAGCGAACTTGTGAGGGAAAACGGACGTCGCAAGCGGAAGGGGCAAACGGGGCGAAAAAACATTCCTGACCGTGGGGCGGATCTGATCGGAGCCAAACTAAAAGGGGCGGATCTCCGTTACCAAAGTTTGCGCGGAGCTTATCTTATCGCGGCAGACCTCCGGGGGGCCGACTTAAGGGGTGCTGATTTGATTGGAGCCGATATGCGTGATGCTGATCTAAGCGGAGCCGATCTGACAGGCAGCCTATTTTTGAGCCAAGCCCAGATCAATGCAGCGAAAGGCAATGCGGCCACTAAGCTCCCCTCTTCTCTTGTCCGTCCGTTGCATTGGCCGGCATAA